A section of the Halostella salina genome encodes:
- a CDS encoding helicase-related protein: protein MTDSTFSPGQQVVLNGRSAEVIQTRTVGDIEYLRAYIDGEGVKTVCLDDVDVQPHQRGLERLPGQQLDDLHPDHEAVSAQWFDLHTQATKLKLAHEQGQLLSISNSLVRLEPYQLACVNWVMQKLRQRALIGDDVGLGKTIEAGLILKELSARNRADRVLFVVPAHLQKKWIRDMDRFFDVDLTVADRAWVEGERRRLGEEANIWNQDQQQLVTSMAFLRQDEFRPALRDAFWDVVVVDEAHKAAKRGDSPSKTANMVETVAGNSDSLLLLSATPHDGKGEAFRSLVEYIDPFLVAENRELSQETVDRVMIRRGKTDIYDDDGERIFPDREVNSVSVSMTHDERQFYRAVTDYVKNVYNRSEKLNEPAVGFAMALMQKRLVSSVGAIHATLRRRLNDLLDEQTATDELSEEAEAYLDGEDLDEDDKQQAEDEIAGLTVASNDEQLQEEIDTLRDLVSLAEDLPVDSKAQKVRRFISQLLEEQPDEKLLLFTEYRDTLDYLLDFVQDEPWADEILVIHGDVDKEERARIEDEFNHGKSRLLFATDAASEGIDLQHSCHIMANYELPWNPNRLEQRIGRIHRYGQDKEVKVWNFLFDDTRESEIFEMLQTKVEEIRSKLGNTADVLGILDDIDVDSLIMESIQNDEPPSATKEELEELIEERQRTLEEWYERSLVDTSTFDAESRRQIQEVVDESEDVYGSAGDIREFFEQAVEAFGGEFEKRGTNLYQAELPEDIRPSNVDATFGPFTFDREFAMEHEDITFVAPDTDVLQRLMARVLESDRGEVGLKLLPFVDTPGVTYNYRVAFEDGTGEVIREETIPVFVDAEQRDAQQALGERVVEGETVSAKPEVDDIQTVVNAEDELREAADRYVSARVNEIKSDLSSKRHEETARELENLNEYAQSERERIESFIEEYERKSEAGSDMDIAIRGQRERLEKLEERIETRRQELKRREQVISLAPEVENYCLTLPL from the coding sequence ATGACTGACTCTACATTCTCTCCCGGGCAACAAGTTGTTCTCAACGGCAGGTCTGCGGAGGTAATCCAGACGCGGACAGTTGGTGACATCGAGTATCTCCGAGCATACATCGACGGCGAGGGTGTCAAGACGGTCTGTCTGGACGACGTCGATGTCCAGCCCCATCAAAGAGGACTGGAGCGTCTCCCCGGACAGCAACTCGATGATCTTCATCCGGATCACGAGGCCGTGTCTGCCCAGTGGTTCGACCTCCACACGCAGGCCACGAAACTGAAGCTGGCTCACGAACAGGGGCAGTTGCTGAGCATCTCCAATTCGCTCGTCCGGCTGGAGCCCTACCAGCTGGCGTGCGTCAACTGGGTGATGCAGAAACTCCGACAGCGTGCGCTCATCGGGGACGACGTCGGTCTCGGGAAGACCATCGAGGCCGGGCTCATCCTCAAAGAATTGAGCGCCCGAAACCGGGCCGACCGCGTCCTCTTCGTCGTCCCTGCCCACCTCCAGAAGAAGTGGATCCGAGACATGGATCGCTTCTTCGACGTGGATCTCACCGTCGCTGACCGGGCGTGGGTCGAGGGCGAGCGTCGGCGTCTCGGAGAGGAGGCCAATATCTGGAATCAAGACCAGCAGCAACTCGTCACCAGCATGGCCTTCCTGCGGCAAGACGAGTTCCGGCCGGCGCTCCGAGACGCGTTCTGGGATGTCGTCGTGGTCGACGAGGCCCACAAGGCCGCGAAGCGGGGCGATTCCCCGAGCAAGACGGCGAACATGGTCGAGACCGTTGCAGGCAACTCCGACTCACTCCTGCTCCTCAGTGCGACGCCCCACGACGGGAAGGGAGAGGCATTCCGGTCGCTCGTCGAGTACATCGATCCCTTCCTCGTCGCCGAGAACCGCGAGCTCTCGCAGGAGACAGTCGACCGTGTGATGATCCGACGCGGCAAGACGGACATCTACGACGACGACGGCGAGCGCATCTTCCCCGACCGAGAGGTCAACTCTGTCTCCGTCTCGATGACCCACGACGAACGGCAGTTCTACCGCGCCGTCACCGACTACGTCAAAAACGTCTACAATCGCTCTGAGAAGCTGAACGAGCCCGCGGTCGGGTTCGCGATGGCGCTCATGCAGAAGCGGCTGGTCAGCAGCGTCGGCGCGATTCACGCCACGCTCCGCCGCCGGCTGAACGATCTGCTCGACGAACAGACGGCGACGGACGAACTCTCCGAGGAGGCCGAGGCCTACCTCGACGGTGAGGATCTGGACGAGGACGACAAGCAGCAAGCGGAAGACGAGATTGCCGGACTGACCGTCGCCAGCAACGACGAACAACTCCAAGAGGAGATCGACACGCTCCGCGATCTCGTCTCACTCGCCGAAGACCTGCCCGTCGACTCGAAGGCCCAGAAGGTACGGCGGTTCATCAGCCAACTCCTCGAAGAGCAACCAGACGAGAAACTCCTGCTGTTCACCGAGTACCGGGATACGCTCGACTACCTCCTCGACTTCGTGCAGGACGAGCCGTGGGCCGACGAGATTCTGGTCATCCACGGCGATGTCGACAAAGAGGAGCGGGCCCGCATCGAAGACGAGTTCAATCACGGCAAGTCGCGACTGCTGTTCGCGACCGACGCGGCGAGCGAAGGTATCGACCTCCAGCACAGCTGCCACATCATGGCGAACTACGAGTTGCCGTGGAATCCCAACCGGCTCGAACAACGAATAGGCCGCATCCACCGCTACGGGCAGGACAAGGAGGTCAAGGTCTGGAACTTCCTCTTCGACGACACCCGCGAGAGTGAAATCTTCGAGATGCTCCAGACCAAAGTCGAGGAGATTCGCTCGAAGCTCGGCAACACGGCGGACGTGCTCGGCATCCTCGACGATATCGACGTGGACTCGCTCATCATGGAGTCCATCCAGAACGACGAGCCGCCGAGCGCAACCAAGGAGGAACTCGAGGAGCTGATCGAGGAGCGCCAGCGCACGCTCGAAGAGTGGTACGAACGGAGTCTCGTCGACACCAGCACGTTCGACGCGGAGAGCCGCCGGCAGATACAGGAGGTCGTCGACGAGTCCGAAGACGTCTACGGGAGCGCCGGTGACATTCGGGAGTTCTTCGAGCAGGCAGTCGAGGCCTTCGGCGGCGAGTTCGAGAAGCGCGGCACCAATCTCTATCAGGCCGAATTACCCGAGGACATCCGACCCTCGAACGTGGATGCGACCTTCGGCCCGTTCACGTTCGACCGCGAATTTGCGATGGAGCACGAAGACATCACCTTCGTAGCGCCCGACACGGACGTCCTCCAGCGACTCATGGCACGCGTGCTGGAGTCCGATCGGGGAGAGGTCGGCCTCAAACTCCTCCCGTTTGTCGACACGCCGGGAGTCACCTACAATTATCGCGTAGCGTTCGAGGATGGCACGGGAGAGGTAATCCGGGAGGAGACAATCCCCGTCTTCGTCGACGCCGAGCAGCGAGATGCCCAACAGGCACTCGGAGAGCGGGTTGTTGAGGGTGAGACGGTATCTGCGAAACCAGAGGTGGATGACATCCAGACAGTAGTGAACGCCGAAGACGAACTTCGTGAAGCTGCCGACCGCTATGTGAGTGCTCGGGTGAACGAGATCAAGTCCGACCTCAGTTCAAAACGTCACGAGGAGACTGCCCGGGAACTCGAAAACCTCAACGAGTACGCACAGTCCGAACGCGAGCGCATCGAGTCCTTTATCGAGGAGTACGAACGCAAGTCCGAGGCCGGCTCGGATATGGACATCGCGATCCGGGGCCAGCGTGAGCGTCTCGAAAAACTCGAAGAGCGAATCGAGACACGTCGCCAAGAGCTGAAACGTCGGGAACAGGTCATCTCGCTGGCGCCCGAGGTGGAGAACTACTGCCTCACGTTACCGCTGTGA
- a CDS encoding PD-(D/E)XK nuclease family protein → MKANATLEADLRALERKWEQITDVPKSPRSLMDVIEYSLGSQKKAEVYVNRLLAYFLDPEEPHGMDAEFLRAVLDGLPDECDFQVDIHDLSDVVVDDQVQVEKVVDGTTESSGIVDLLIEVPNEWFLMIELKFSAKDTQTEFYYREATHVGGRPKTDYESGKYYLYLHQSDQPSANESNFANWTWQEFRNDVLEPFLFENAARFPQRTVNQLREFNDDIESISGMTDQQQNEQEKVELYLEHYDAISDVTDTFDDRWETFTDHWGRRLGETLERDGYGSVSDFDDDVTGFVLATDDTKRGDWRFRTSSSDWGMIFKDGWWRHVDDLSRVLHSRADDRNDVRIGFHHRLGRNRDLALGERTLNVYFRNMGANDQEFIDEFVDAFNSRTSEIGDLLPPRAEITGIKDDMLVAAYDIEVEDDQSFFDAYIESLNEAFVDLVVENEALVSVLDDIYYETIESVYRVSIQSD, encoded by the coding sequence ATGAAAGCGAACGCCACGTTGGAGGCGGACTTGCGGGCGCTCGAACGGAAGTGGGAGCAGATCACGGACGTTCCCAAGTCGCCCCGCTCGCTGATGGACGTGATAGAGTACTCGCTTGGCAGCCAAAAGAAGGCCGAGGTGTACGTCAACCGGCTTCTGGCGTACTTTCTCGATCCGGAGGAGCCACACGGGATGGACGCGGAGTTTCTCAGGGCGGTTCTCGATGGGCTACCGGACGAGTGTGACTTTCAGGTAGACATCCACGATCTCTCGGATGTCGTGGTGGACGATCAGGTGCAGGTCGAGAAGGTGGTCGACGGAACAACCGAGTCGTCCGGTATCGTCGATCTCCTGATTGAAGTTCCGAACGAATGGTTCCTGATGATCGAGTTGAAGTTCTCGGCTAAGGATACGCAGACCGAGTTCTACTACCGCGAGGCAACACACGTGGGTGGTCGGCCGAAGACCGACTATGAGTCGGGGAAGTACTACCTGTATCTTCACCAGAGCGACCAGCCTTCCGCGAACGAATCGAACTTCGCGAACTGGACGTGGCAGGAATTCAGGAACGACGTACTGGAACCGTTCCTGTTCGAAAACGCAGCGCGGTTTCCTCAGCGGACAGTCAATCAACTGCGCGAGTTCAACGACGACATTGAGAGTATCTCAGGGATGACCGACCAACAACAGAACGAACAGGAGAAGGTCGAACTGTATCTCGAACACTACGACGCAATCAGTGATGTTACTGATACGTTCGACGACCGTTGGGAGACGTTTACCGATCACTGGGGCCGTCGATTAGGGGAGACTCTCGAACGCGATGGTTACGGTTCAGTTTCTGACTTCGACGACGATGTGACTGGCTTCGTACTTGCGACGGACGACACGAAGCGCGGAGATTGGCGGTTTCGCACGAGCAGTTCGGACTGGGGAATGATCTTCAAAGACGGCTGGTGGCGCCACGTCGATGACCTGAGTCGAGTACTGCACAGCAGGGCTGACGACCGAAACGACGTACGAATCGGCTTCCACCATCGGTTGGGCCGGAACCGCGATTTGGCACTCGGCGAGCGAACATTGAACGTCTACTTCAGGAATATGGGGGCGAATGATCAGGAGTTCATCGACGAGTTCGTTGACGCCTTCAACAGTCGGACATCCGAAATCGGCGATCTTCTGCCGCCGAGGGCGGAAATAACCGGGATAAAGGATGATATGCTGGTAGCGGCCTACGACATCGAGGTGGAAGACGACCAGTCCTTCTTTGACGCGTACATCGAGTCGCTGAATGAGGCCTTCGTTGACCTCGTAGTCGAGAACGAGGCACTGGTTTCGGTTCTCGACGACATCTACTACGAGACGATAGAGAGCGTTTATCGTGTCAGTATTCAGTCTGATTGA
- a CDS encoding UvrD-helicase domain-containing protein: protein MTELTPNESQQELIDATNGIHVVDAGAGTGKTFTITHRYANLLEQPDTEPEDILLITFTNNAAAEMKERVVDHCDYSMAALRDAPINTFHGHCHDLLLQHGFDAPTTLGIDDRITSSTRLLEDEVIEEERFREFCTQFAENHPEYHDFFRVVRDQTSLLELIKQLAAKGIFPTDDGWFRNGEAYLDGDFEAFKELFDAANEPNKGANGPTQSDLRDGLSGFERDRCYLPDAPSESELRDGYPRIDDAWARRAFEEERDDLKAFVHDIYLEYVEFALRRNYLNFSFLQMFAFALLCENHALRETVQFDHVMVDEFQDTSEIQFKLALLLAGTDNVCVVGDWKQSIYGFQYASVDNIRRFEERLATYKQELNGDRERVGFPVDDVTEISLVENYRSTQSILDFSEHSLTLPATSSEEVDPEVAEDVTSLEATTDHDHSIIEAVTSDDEYEAILDRVQEMVGNDDYAVEGEDGELRPPSYDDIAVLTRTRRFGRELQSHAGEFGIPVAYEGGVELFSTEQAVLLLAWLRILEEADSERGWAVVLEEAGYTLDEVKHVLGEEDYPEPMLQFRERLAASETVGGIARQVFDRYGFDDAYADALVAVLQGTFDSTTRNRGDIVRFMERSLDAEATHEVDDSPGVDSITVQTIHAAKGLEHPIVILANVNQYSFPPSGGGADRIRYEDPVGLRQSKQYAEAHGKPHVYDNWRHRILSKCLSRDYDEERRLMYVAITRAESHVLFTAGSSPSPLFENLPLEPTEIDPEVEVAGEQATEQARLQVSVPVPDTPDGQSPHSLMDDRVFSDVEEGKGVEFGTRVHEFAEQYVEGRPVEPSNPDEEHIRNLVDSLPGDLVAEENAYLPVAVGDDRVTISGVIDLLHVTEERVDIIDYKTDRTRHAESEYCKQLSVYYHVVRAAYPERRVTASLFYTADGERVEVDPLTKREIADLVDRNSRSPQPDGEESPVIR from the coding sequence ATGACTGAACTCACACCCAACGAGAGTCAGCAGGAACTGATCGATGCCACGAACGGCATTCACGTCGTCGACGCTGGCGCGGGGACGGGCAAGACGTTCACGATCACCCACCGGTACGCCAACCTCCTTGAGCAGCCCGACACCGAGCCCGAGGACATCCTGCTGATCACGTTCACGAACAACGCCGCCGCCGAAATGAAAGAGCGTGTGGTGGATCACTGTGACTACTCGATGGCCGCGCTCCGAGACGCCCCCATCAACACGTTCCACGGTCACTGTCACGACCTATTGCTCCAGCACGGCTTCGACGCACCGACCACGTTGGGCATCGACGACCGGATCACCTCGTCCACTCGGCTGCTCGAAGACGAGGTGATCGAGGAGGAACGCTTCCGCGAGTTCTGCACTCAATTCGCCGAGAATCATCCCGAATATCACGACTTCTTCCGGGTAGTGCGCGACCAGACCTCGCTGCTGGAACTGATAAAGCAGCTGGCGGCCAAGGGCATCTTCCCGACTGACGATGGCTGGTTCCGCAACGGCGAGGCCTACCTCGACGGCGACTTCGAGGCGTTCAAGGAACTGTTCGACGCGGCCAACGAGCCCAACAAGGGGGCGAACGGGCCCACCCAGTCGGACTTGCGCGACGGGCTGAGCGGCTTCGAGCGCGACCGGTGCTACCTGCCGGACGCCCCCAGCGAATCGGAACTCCGTGACGGCTACCCCCGGATCGACGACGCGTGGGCCCGGCGGGCGTTCGAGGAGGAGCGAGACGACCTGAAGGCGTTCGTCCACGACATCTATCTGGAGTATGTCGAGTTCGCGCTCCGGCGCAACTACCTGAACTTCAGCTTCCTCCAGATGTTCGCGTTCGCGCTGCTGTGCGAGAATCACGCCCTCCGGGAGACTGTTCAGTTCGACCACGTGATGGTCGACGAGTTTCAGGACACCAGCGAGATCCAGTTCAAGCTGGCGCTGCTGCTCGCGGGCACCGACAACGTCTGCGTCGTCGGCGACTGGAAACAGAGCATCTACGGCTTCCAGTACGCGTCGGTCGACAACATCCGCCGGTTCGAGGAGCGGCTGGCGACTTACAAGCAGGAACTCAACGGCGACCGCGAGCGGGTTGGCTTCCCCGTCGACGACGTGACGGAAATCTCGCTGGTCGAGAACTACCGGTCGACGCAGTCGATCCTCGACTTCTCGGAACACAGTCTCACGCTGCCGGCGACCAGTAGCGAGGAAGTCGACCCCGAGGTGGCCGAGGACGTCACCTCGCTAGAGGCGACGACCGACCACGACCACTCGATCATCGAAGCCGTCACGAGCGACGACGAGTACGAGGCCATCCTCGACCGGGTGCAGGAGATGGTCGGCAACGACGACTACGCCGTCGAGGGTGAAGACGGGGAGCTTCGCCCGCCGTCCTACGACGACATCGCCGTTCTGACCCGGACGCGGCGGTTCGGTCGTGAACTGCAGTCGCACGCCGGCGAGTTCGGCATCCCTGTCGCCTACGAGGGCGGGGTCGAGCTGTTCAGCACCGAGCAGGCTGTCCTCCTGCTGGCGTGGCTGCGCATCCTCGAGGAAGCGGACTCCGAGCGCGGCTGGGCCGTCGTGCTGGAGGAGGCGGGGTACACGCTCGACGAGGTCAAGCACGTCCTCGGCGAGGAGGATTACCCCGAGCCCATGCTCCAGTTCCGCGAGCGACTCGCCGCGAGCGAGACCGTTGGCGGCATCGCCCGACAGGTGTTCGACCGATACGGGTTCGACGATGCCTACGCCGATGCGCTGGTCGCCGTGCTGCAGGGCACCTTCGACAGCACGACCCGAAATCGCGGGGACATCGTCCGGTTCATGGAGCGGAGTCTTGACGCCGAGGCGACCCACGAGGTCGACGACAGTCCGGGTGTGGATTCGATCACCGTCCAGACCATCCACGCGGCAAAGGGGCTGGAACACCCCATCGTCATCCTCGCGAATGTCAACCAGTACAGCTTCCCGCCCTCGGGCGGTGGAGCCGACCGCATCCGTTACGAGGATCCCGTCGGGCTGCGACAGAGCAAGCAGTACGCCGAGGCCCACGGGAAGCCCCACGTCTACGACAACTGGCGGCACCGCATCCTTTCAAAGTGTCTCAGCCGCGACTACGACGAGGAGCGCCGGCTGATGTACGTCGCGATCACGCGAGCGGAGAGCCACGTGTTGTTCACCGCGGGATCGTCGCCGAGCCCGCTGTTCGAGAATCTGCCGCTGGAGCCGACCGAGATTGACCCCGAGGTCGAAGTCGCCGGCGAGCAGGCCACCGAGCAGGCCCGCCTACAGGTGTCGGTGCCGGTGCCAGATACGCCGGATGGCCAGTCGCCCCACTCACTGATGGACGACCGAGTTTTCAGCGACGTCGAGGAGGGCAAGGGCGTAGAATTCGGGACACGCGTCCACGAATTCGCCGAGCAGTACGTCGAGGGCAGGCCCGTCGAGCCGTCTAACCCCGATGAGGAACACATCAGAAACCTCGTCGATTCCCTGCCGGGCGATCTCGTAGCCGAGGAGAACGCCTACCTGCCGGTGGCCGTCGGCGATGACCGAGTGACCATCTCGGGAGTCATCGACCTGCTCCACGTCACCGAGGAGCGGGTCGACATTATCGACTACAAGACGGATCGCACCCGCCATGCCGAGTCGGAGTACTGCAAGCAGTTGAGTGTCTACTATCACGTCGTCCGGGCGGCGTATCCGGAGCGTCGCGTCACCGCGAGCCTCTTCTACACGGCTGACGGTGAGCGGGTTGAGGTTGATCCGCTCACGAAGAGGGAGATCGCTGACTTGGTCGATCGGAACAGCAGGAGTCCTCAGCCCGATGGGGAAGAGAGCCCAGTCATTCGGTAG
- a CDS encoding PD-(D/E)XK nuclease family protein, with protein sequence MTVQRARSIDDLYAEVADYDLVLTTDAPLSLALNRRIDRPHLGRFAATPRMLASGEFRPRDDRSLFLELIRETDLSWKHAAYLLENILGCWEETGELHAILEYEQFDTPAAREALAVIEETDSAHRDLAAHTVDDGTDVAVVGEDQFTALDKQVLPQDYDTVSPFTDGAFDLPDFHMFDSTTAIVETLVDNVSAETADDVAVIMDRGGEYPALVESAFEATEIPFYGGPGFADDDNVRTFLRLLRTAHAASGVRVADVRPILSRLGMPLHVTHDEKRLAELDHPDVAPVQQFCETVGEQTFGEALATFEEWCDASLDAFREELSRLGICDERVSAASLDDLGFYLDSFDVPVDRDDAGVLLADATAAAYVDRPVVFYLGMDVDWTHHVLDRPWIDAEAKDRQYLRQFQLLLQNGVDQYFLVQETSAGSEVTPCLYFHDLLDEEFDTFGDLPHVPHTRQVRYDDPGFEKGTVDADPTTIETVSQSSLSTFVNCPRDYFFDRIVDNPNRDYFRKGNLYHDFAEFCVNHPDVIETADRETLVDVLLEEMKPYVDDVELETLATEFEVGIEIIRDFLEENPPTEQTYDGYDRQEPDNFFADHFDRPIESSVTERWFENPDLGGKGKVDLIHAPTRLLDYKSGSRKSASKVVSQSDIEEISDEPNFQALLYLTHHRRVQPDERLEFVFFHFLDLLDDAVTGDPDVEDALVRVNYHPVPFAEYAGRREAFDALTEGVAESNNRRKTLERMGHDAYATFFERHEFPDTTDSDEVLDSEFATRFTDRAIGEVGDHKYVDRGTDSALKKLCRIRSRNYFVDDVDAFETFLDDQLDRINECHRSRFPVGDPNFDRVTHRDLIRHD encoded by the coding sequence GTGACAGTTCAACGGGCCCGCTCTATTGACGATCTCTATGCCGAAGTTGCGGACTACGATCTCGTCCTCACCACCGATGCCCCACTGAGCCTCGCTCTGAACCGTCGTATCGACCGTCCCCATCTCGGCCGCTTCGCGGCGACCCCGCGGATGCTCGCCTCCGGCGAGTTCCGACCGCGTGACGACCGTAGTCTCTTCCTCGAACTCATCCGGGAAACTGACCTCAGTTGGAAGCATGCGGCGTACCTGCTGGAGAACATCCTCGGCTGCTGGGAGGAGACTGGCGAGTTGCACGCCATCCTCGAGTACGAGCAGTTCGACACGCCGGCCGCCCGCGAGGCGCTCGCGGTGATCGAAGAGACCGACAGCGCCCACCGTGATCTTGCAGCACACACAGTCGACGACGGCACCGACGTCGCCGTGGTCGGCGAAGATCAGTTCACGGCGCTCGACAAGCAGGTGCTTCCACAAGACTACGACACCGTGTCGCCCTTTACCGACGGCGCCTTCGACCTGCCGGACTTCCACATGTTCGACTCCACGACGGCCATCGTGGAGACGCTGGTCGACAACGTGTCGGCCGAGACCGCCGACGACGTCGCCGTCATCATGGATCGCGGTGGCGAGTACCCTGCACTCGTGGAGTCGGCCTTCGAGGCGACCGAGATACCGTTCTACGGCGGGCCGGGCTTCGCCGACGACGACAATGTCCGCACCTTTCTCCGCTTGCTCCGCACGGCGCACGCGGCGTCCGGCGTGCGCGTCGCGGACGTGCGCCCGATCCTCTCGCGACTGGGCATGCCGCTGCACGTGACCCACGACGAGAAGCGACTGGCCGAACTCGACCACCCCGACGTCGCGCCCGTCCAGCAGTTCTGCGAAACGGTCGGCGAGCAGACGTTCGGCGAGGCGCTGGCGACGTTCGAGGAGTGGTGCGACGCGTCGCTGGATGCCTTCCGCGAGGAGTTGTCTCGGCTTGGTATCTGCGACGAGCGGGTGAGTGCGGCGTCGCTCGACGATCTCGGATTCTACCTCGATTCGTTCGACGTGCCCGTCGACCGCGACGACGCTGGCGTGCTGCTCGCCGACGCGACCGCAGCGGCGTACGTCGACCGGCCGGTAGTGTTCTACCTCGGCATGGATGTCGACTGGACGCACCACGTCCTCGACCGGCCGTGGATCGACGCCGAGGCGAAGGATCGCCAGTACCTCCGGCAGTTCCAGCTCCTCCTGCAGAACGGCGTCGACCAGTACTTCCTCGTGCAGGAGACCAGCGCCGGCAGCGAGGTCACGCCCTGTCTGTACTTCCACGACCTGCTCGACGAGGAGTTCGACACGTTCGGCGATCTCCCCCACGTACCCCACACTCGGCAGGTGCGCTACGACGATCCGGGCTTCGAGAAGGGCACGGTCGACGCCGACCCGACGACCATCGAGACGGTCAGCCAGTCCAGCCTGAGCACGTTCGTCAACTGCCCGCGGGACTACTTCTTCGACCGAATCGTGGACAATCCCAACCGCGACTACTTCCGGAAGGGAAACCTCTACCACGACTTCGCGGAGTTCTGCGTCAACCATCCTGACGTGATCGAGACAGCCGACCGCGAGACGCTAGTCGACGTGCTGCTGGAGGAGATGAAGCCGTACGTCGACGACGTTGAACTGGAGACGCTGGCGACGGAGTTCGAGGTCGGGATCGAGATCATCCGGGACTTCCTCGAGGAGAACCCACCTACGGAGCAGACCTACGACGGCTACGACCGCCAAGAGCCGGACAACTTCTTCGCCGACCACTTCGACCGCCCCATCGAGTCGTCCGTGACCGAGCGATGGTTCGAGAATCCCGACCTCGGCGGGAAAGGGAAGGTCGACCTCATTCACGCGCCGACGCGGCTGCTCGACTACAAGAGCGGCAGCCGCAAGTCTGCCTCGAAGGTCGTCAGCCAGTCCGACATCGAGGAGATCAGCGACGAGCCGAACTTCCAAGCACTGCTGTACCTCACCCACCACCGCCGGGTGCAGCCCGACGAACGCCTCGAATTCGTGTTCTTCCACTTCCTCGACTTGCTCGACGACGCCGTCACGGGCGACCCTGACGTTGAGGACGCGCTGGTTCGGGTGAACTACCACCCCGTGCCGTTCGCGGAGTACGCCGGTCGTCGGGAGGCGTTCGACGCCCTCACTGAGGGCGTCGCCGAGAGCAACAACCGGCGAAAGACGTTGGAGCGGATGGGCCACGACGCCTACGCCACCTTCTTCGAGCGCCACGAGTTCCCCGACACCACCGACAGCGACGAGGTGCTGGACTCGGAGTTTGCGACCCGATTCACCGACCGCGCAATCGGGGAAGTCGGCGATCACAAGTACGTCGACCGGGGTACCGACTCCGCGCTGAAGAAGCTGTGCCGAATCCGCTCTCGGAACTACTTCGTCGATGACGTCGACGCGTTCGAGACGTTTCTCGACGACCAGCTCGACCGCATCAACGAGTGTCACCGCTCGCGATTCCCCGTCGGTGATCCGAACTTCGACCGCGTCACCCACCGCGACCTGATCCGCCATGACTGA